Within Seriola aureovittata isolate HTS-2021-v1 ecotype China chromosome 12, ASM2101889v1, whole genome shotgun sequence, the genomic segment ACAGTCGAACCGGGGCAAAAACCCAGTGTGCGAGGTCATGATCGTCAACCACGGCGTAGCAGGACGCCAACACCTGGTCAACGATGATGGTGCCATGAGATGTTACAGGTGCATAAGACCCTTCGTGCTGCTCCAGGTGAACTCTTGTCACTCTGGCAGGGATGAGGAGATCTGGTCGTTCACTCCTAACGACCAGAAGCTGCTGTCCTGGTTTAACGGTACTAGTGAACACAGGCCTGACGGCGCTGCCGTCGGTACGGTTGTTGTTCATCACGAAGACCAGGTGAGCCGGGGTCAGCGTCAGTCTGCGGCGTGGCGCCTCGGTCTCCAGGACGTGGAACTCTCTCACGGTCTTTCTGTCCCGGTCCATGAACATGAGGAAGTCGCTGAGGACAAGGTTTCCCTGTCGGTCAGCGGCCAGCACCTTGTCCCCCGCCCGGAGCTCCCTCAGTGGTTTAGTCCCTCCATCTGCCAGGATCACCCTGGACGACCCAGGGAAACAACCGCCCGCCTTCGCCGCCACGGAGTTTTCTGTCAAATTCAGAACAGTGATGAATAAGTTTGAAGCGTACGATTAACAACAACAGATATCAGCTGTGCCCAGTAGGTGAATGCCAATGACtgacgacctctgacctttcacaGTTTCCATTCTCCAGTGAAATATCTAAGAATCTACCTGACTCCTTATTTTATAAAGACGTTCATGGTCCTACATGATGAGTCCtactgatcagctgatcctctgactcctcctctCGAACCACCATGACgctgttttaaatgaaatatctcaacagccaCTGGATGAATTGCCACTAATTCTATTACAACATTCATGCAATCTGTCTGtgcaagttctcattcgtccaggtcattgttatctctttctcaaattaaatcgaaggcaactggacttatatttgtctgtggaagacgtttcgcctcttatccaagcggcttcatcagttcttatgtattggtctctctagtccgcactagtcaGACGACTAGAGAGAtcaatacataagaactgatgaagccgcttggataagaggcgaaacgtcttccacagacaaatataagtccagttgagaaagagataacattCATGCAGGATGAACCTGAATAACCCtgttgatcctctgacttttcctctagcgccaccatcaggtgaACATTTGAATGTGTCTGATACTGTTTGATGATATGGCACCGTGATAGCTAACCCTAACCCGTCttgaatgttttattatattcttatttatttaaatatacatataaacatataaatatatacatacaataaTTTATTATATCTTACTAACTTTTATGTTGTTCTTATGATTTTTACAATGAGCACTTATGTTTagaattatttttatgtctcacatacacatatatacatatatgtgtatatatgtatatgtatatgtatatgtatatgtatatgtatatgtatatgtaatcCACCCACCTGCTTTCACAGAGCAGTGTATGTGGCCTTTGGACTCATAGTAGACCCAGTCGAATCCCGCCTCCACAGCCAGCCTGGACAACATGCCGTACTTGCTCTTGTCTCGGTCTGAGGTGGTGATGTCCACGGCTCGGCCCTCGTAGTGCAGAGACTCCTCAGAGTGATGGCCGTCCTCGTCCCAGCCCTCTGTGACCCGGAGTTTCACCCCGGGCCACAGATTCATGACTGAAATGGCCAAAGAGTTGAGTTTGTCTTTACACCTCTGAGAACGAGAGAGGACGTGTTCAGAATCACAGAAAACACTTTGGTCTTTCAGCGTTGCCATAGTGTCGACCATCTATCAACAGTGACATTAGCAACACAGTTCAATACAGTCTATAACATAACGTACTGTATGATACTGGAATCATCCTTTAACATccatcacattattattatcattattatcattattatcattattatcattattatcattattatcattattattattattattattattgtggttattgttattatcattattattattattattattattgtggttattgttattatcattattattattattattattgttgttattgttattatcattattattattacatatcaTTAGGGACCCATGCTGATTTTTGATTTGACTCTGTTTTAGCTCATTGGTTTGGTTTTAGTCAgtttactgttttgtttgactCCCAACTGTAACTTTTGCAagtgataacaataataataataattacaacaacaacaaaaacatcaataataataataataataataataataattatctagcacaaactgcagcaaggataaaatctatctatctatctatacacAGTCAGATAGATAGATCCACTGTCTAACTGCTCTGGACTCTAATGAACCAGCAtgtaactaactaactaattaaCTATCCTAACTAATCCTTTCAGTGACTCGTGGAGCTGAAGATGTAAAGAACACCTGCATCATCTGCTCCACATCACTGCACCGAGACAAAGTCCAGAAACTGACCTGTGTCATCAGCCGGTCCGCGTTGGTGTTCTCCTCGTCCTTGAAGATGATGTCGGGGTTGTAGTTGGGAGTCAGGTCCTTGAACCGCTCCGAGCTGCGGCTGATCTTGCCCTCGTACTTGCCGCTGGCTCCCAGGGTTTTCTCCGCCACGTTGGGGATGAACTGTTTCAGGGCCAGCGGTGTCAGCTTGGGGTGCCTCCGCTTCCCGTATCCCCTGCCCGGTCCGCAGCCCGAGGTGACggacggcagcagcagcaggcagagggACACCGGCAGCATCTCTCTCATCAGGACCATCTTCCCCGGTGACGCGCCTCGGACTGATTCCACTCTTTATTCCggttctttccttttctttaaatgtctttgtcCACTACAGCTGGAGCAGTGCGGGAACCAtacctactctctctctctctctctctctctgtctctctctctgtgtctctctctctctctgtgtctctctctctctctctctctctctctctctctgtgtctctctctgtgtctctctctctctctctctgtgtctctctctctctctctctctctctctgtgtctctctctgtgtctctctctctctctctctgtgtctctctgtctctctctctctctctctctctgtgtctctctctctctctctctctgtgtctctctctctctctctctctctgtctctctctgtgtctctctctctctctctctctctctctctctctctttctctgtctgtctctctctctgtctctctctctctctgtctctctctctttctctgtctctctctctctctctctctctctgtctgtctgtctctctctctctctctctctgtctgtctctctctgtctctgtcgctctctctctatctacaccccccccccctctctgagCACAGatgacagtgacagaggagggTTGGACGTCCCGGGTAATATACAGAACAGCAAAACTCAGACCACACACAAAAAGTTACAAGTATTTATATTCTTCACATTTTACTCTTTCAGTccattaaattataatttattgttattgaacTGATCCTGACTCACAACAATAAGACTGAGGACCCAGATCCACCTGGAGCCACCCTGATATCTGGGCCAAATCCGCACAACGGTCATGGGCCAGTATCCTTTGGCACAACGGGCCAATACTGGTGTGGATCCGTtttctgagtctgggtctggtGATCCGGCCCAGATCCGTACTGGATCCGGCCCACATTTGGGCCAGATCTAGACAAGTCTGGCCCAGAGCCAAGGATCTCTtaccttcagagtttctgaattagattgtgtcaagtaATGTTAGTTAGCTTCTAGCTTTAGcctgaagttacagtttagctaatgttagctactCTCTAACTTAAGGCTTGAGTTACAGTTGATAGTGATAGATGATAGTGTGCTCTTTCATTTCCAATGCTTGCTTGTCATTTAATTACCAATACTATGTTGTTAGTGCTGATTATAACCTTTCACAGATTTCACACTAAACTGATTCAATCCATTGCTAATTTATTAGAAAGTAAAAGCctaaagcagctttaaaacacataataaacatGGTgtaacttgtttgtttgtttgctggaGTCGACGTGGTGAACGTACTGtggtttcctctctgtgtgtagaCTGACGCTGTACAGGTGTTTGATTCAGGAAACGATAAGTCgccttgtgtttctctgtcgCTGTATTAAACTTCATCAATCACCAGGGAATACAGAGGCTGCAGGAATGAACTGTTCAAATGTTGGAACTAGAATTAGCTTTTGTTCCTGATCCTCAAACTATGTTAAGAGTCTTAAGTGAGGAATCAGGCTGTTAGAGGTTTCAGTAGAAACAGTCGCCCCCTCCCAGCGCTGGGAGACCTGCTCAGCATCTACAGCAGCTGTGGTGAACAGTGTGAAACCTCCTGTGATTCGCTGTGGGCCGCGGCGTGTCTGTCGCTGTTCACCTGTGTTCACCTGCAGAGCGGTTTTCCTCAGGTGAAGCAGCTTATCAGCCGTCTGATGAACGAGCTGCCGTCCGGTGGAACCAGCGTGTGACGGGAGGAAGTTACTGGTTTTGGCGCTTCTGCGTTTGAGCTTCACGTCGAATAAATCGTAAAGACAAACAGATTagatttcattatttcagtACAGTCTGTGTTACACTCACTTCCTGCCCTCGTGTGTTTCCCAACACATTGATTATCTGCCCCATCTCTGATTTGATGCCCCCGTGTCTAATTGTCTATCGTCTTTACCTAAATGTCCTTTCACTAAATCCctctttctctatttgtatGTTCGTTTCACGTCATCTTATCttaacatttcaatcctgtttactttgtttttgtggtgaggaaaggaggatttatcctcCAGGTGTTCTAAATgaagttaattaaaaacaaagcttAGTGTCAGCGCAGTCGGATTCGGGCCGTACTACTTTCTCTCAGTCTTCCCTCTTTCATGTAGAGCAGAGATCAACCTGAACAAATGTATCTGAGCTGCGACTGTGGGTCGAGTGTTTCTGTGGGTCAGACAGGTCAGGATTACAGAGCCGCCCTCCAGCCGGTGTTCACCACATTCACAAATACTTGAGTCTTTTACATTCGGTCACATCAAACCCTGAGACACACACCGACCAAAACCAAACACCAAACACCAAACCTGTCGCACTCAGAGCGTCAGAGTGAAGAGCCGGTTCCTCTGGTCTTTACCTGAGACAGACgacacaaccacaacaacttCACCTCAAATACCCTGAACACAACATCCTAATTAAGACTGATCAATAAATGAGAtggacaaagtgtgtgtgtgtgtgtgtgtgtgtgtgtgtgtgtgtgtgtgtgtgtgtgtgtgtgtgtgtgtgtgtgtgtgtgtgtggagggacaATTTGCTAGATTGAATATTTGTCTTGTAAGAGTGTGATTTAAAGAGTCTTGGCTTTGAGAGCAGCCTCAgtcctcagagtgtgtgtggtcacTGAGTGGACGCTGACCTCACTTCACGCACCAACACGACACACAATATCTACCTCCGTCCATCAGCCTtcgtttctcttctctccttccacAGCCCAGcttctcttcacctcctctgccCTCACCTGTCTTTAAAAAGACGAGtgggtgtttttcttgtttctcctcacctcgtcctcgtcctcgtcctcgtcctcttctctcatctcacTTCACTCTTTTCACCTTTGTGTCTCTTCCTAggcgttgccatggcaacagacagTTTGATCTGACCACTAATGTGGTGATGGATGAAAATAGACCctgatataaaaaagaaaaagagaaaaaaaagtgttttttctatttcaaccttccctgtgtctcctctctctccccttcacacacacacacacacacacacacacacacacacttacacacgcacacgcacacgcacacacacacacacacacacacacatacacacgcacacacacgcacacacacgcacacacacacacacacacacatacacacgcacacacacgcacacacacgcacgcacacacacacacacacacacacacacacacacacacacacacacacacagacacacacacacacacacacacctcacatgatgtcacccacaggtttctgaagctcaaagtgagctgctccaccgtcgccatcttggcagtgtctggctccgccccttaactcccagctaatccaaaaatggtcaaagaggaggggcctgtgtggagctgagactttggttcATGACGGTTTGTGGCGAGCATACGCTTacccacctgtcaatcaaagaggccacgccctcaatcctcgtccttaataaaatgtaaacaggtgagttctataaacaggtgagttatataaacaggtgtcatgaaggaggaaattagctctagagaccttaagtgtttttgtaccaggctgtaaacatgtttatttctgctgtaaagttggacattttaacatgggagtctatggggactgactcactgttggagccagactctagtggtcgttagaggaactgcagcttctggttcttcatgttGATGCTGGAAGGTTGATGTAGACTGCAGGTAAATGTTGTAGCAGTTTCTAGCTTGTTAAATACACTTCactttacagttacagttacagtttagctaagtaatgttagctagctgatataGCTGATACCATGCCTTTTCATTTCTAGTGTTAGCTTGTCACTTCATtaccaacataaagtgtcataagatctaatgttacaaacactggttctcagtcatgagcagtgaggcgatggaggattagttgttgttgttacagttACGTTTCATTTCCTTTGGTGTGGTGGTTTGATTTTAGTTAAACAAcaagagaggtgtgtgtttcaaaataaaacaggaaacaacagggAAATCTGGTTTAGTGTTAATTCAGaggtaaaaacattcatcagTTGTAAAGACAGGTCAGGAggttcagtctttgtgctaagctaggctaaacatgCTCTGAATTACCTGTGTGCTGGTCACAAAGACATGAAACTAATATCAGCCTTCTCAGCTGATGGTGAGACATGTGTCCTCCTGTCCCTTTAAGACATGTTGGACTCCTCCGGTCCAGCAGCCTCTGTGTCCCTGTAACTTAAACCTGCAGGGATTAGACTGAGCCGCTGTACACCcggagaaaaacaacaaggaaaCTGCTTAACATTTCTGACCTGTTAATGAGGGTTAGTGTGGaacctctctgtctcacacacactcagttttcAGACGACCTGTTTCACATCCTGGTTTCAGGAGACTTCCCAGACCAGTTCAGCCGAACCCAGATCCACTGCCGACAGGACGTGTCTGTGCCGTGGACGTTTCTTTAAAGTGGAAACAGTGGAAGGTTCATACTCcagacactgtgacatcacagctcacCTGTCCGTGTCTCTCTGGCatcacagctcacctgtctgtgtgtctgatgcTGATGTTGATGTGAGGTGACGAGGTTCAAGCTGTTTGTGCTGCCCTGATCCTCTGAGAGGTGGCTGGAGGAAAGattaggaaataaaaagaaatctcatTAGTGGCCAGATTTGACTCTAATTCCCGGACACATTTCCCATAAAACCCTCTTTTGTCGGTCTAGTGTTGGAGCCCGGTCTTCCCACTGGATGAAGGACTGTCCAGGACCTGAAAGTCCTCTAATAGGAAACAGAGGTCAGTATTTGACCCGAGCTTATGAACAGTCATCCAACAGTTAATCTCTTTGGTCACATTAGTGCTGATCAGTTAAAGTCTGTGTGAATGACTGATTTCATTCCAGATAATTGTATTTCATCTCACTCCTCTCTCATCCACTAACAAAGCAGAGTAAAGACTGACGGAGTCTGGACCCGGGTCtgtcctcagacctcagtcaGAGACTCAGTTTGTCCAactgttgtttctctgcagctctcagcACCGTGAGCTTTCGCCTTCACTTCACTTCGCTCTAAGCAGCTTTTCTCTCAGCAGTGTAATCATGGCTCAGCAtctgcaaaacaagaaaaccATTGTGATATTATTCG encodes:
- the shhb gene encoding tiggy-winkle hedgehog protein; this translates as MVLMREMLPVSLCLLLLPSVTSGCGPGRGYGKRRHPKLTPLALKQFIPNVAEKTLGASGKYEGKISRSSERFKDLTPNYNPDIIFKDEENTNADRLMTQRCKDKLNSLAISVMNLWPGVKLRVTEGWDEDGHHSEESLHYEGRAVDITTSDRDKSKYGMLSRLAVEAGFDWVYYESKGHIHCSVKAENSVAAKAGGCFPGSSRVILADGGTKPLRELRAGDKVLAADRQGNLVLSDFLMFMDRDRKTVREFHVLETEAPRRRLTLTPAHLVFVMNNNRTDGSAVRPVFTSTVKPGQQLLVVRSERPDLLIPARVTRVHLEQHEGSYAPVTSHGTIIVDQVLASCYAVVDDHDLAHWVFAPVRLWRSFASLVGMLTELSGVHQPDGVHWYPELLYHVGRWLMDSSCFHPQS